GGGGGTCAGATAGGCTTGAAGATGagagttaaaattttaaaatttgacatACGAGTATCCCACTtgggaaagcaaaaaaaaatctgtgattcGAGGTTTTTGTGCCAcccaggagcagggaagtcacgAGGGGTGACTGAAGGTTCAGCACTAGCATGATATTCCCTGTAGAGAGAGTGGCCAGGCGCTGTTCTCTGCAGATGTGACGAGAAATGAAGTGTTTGGTCCCATGGGGGGGAGAGAAGAAATCAATGACTATTACATTTGAACTAATGTGTTGAATTTTTGGTGAAGAAGACTAAAATAAGAAGCACCTGCAAATGAAATGACACTGGTACATGTTCTGTTCCAGCCTGGTTGCCGTGGCTCCGCAGGTGAACCCCGCCCCCCTCTGTTGCCGTGGCTCCGCAGGTGAAAGGTCAAGGTGTTGGCGGCAGTGTCTCCGGATCCCGGACCAGCTGAAAGAAAGTATTGGGTGGTCGAATACAACTTGCTGAGGCGTAAAACAAAAGTAGGTGTAAATGATTGCTCCTTAGTCTGACTGATCTTGTTGAGAGGCGGGAAGAAAGCACATAAGCACGGAACTGTCATTGTAATCATGTTAGAAACAGTGAGTGTGTCTTTCTCATCTGCTCTTATTACTGTCTCTGATCCTGGCTCCAGTCACCAAGGGTTCAATTACCTTTAACCTAATGCACATCTTGTAGAGTAACCAATAAGCAAACTTTTTCTTTGAGGCACAACCACAGAAGTTGACTATAAAACAACACTTTTACGTTTTTAGATTCCCGGTATCGACTGCACCCTCAGGCCCCTATCGGGCTCGATGAGGATCATCATATCCCCTTATTTCAAAGCTGTTGGGCACAGAAAAGACAGCGGAAATACAGCCGTGTCTTCGTGTTCAGGCCAATTTAAGTTGCACATCATACTAATCAGAAACATGTGAACAAGTACTGAAGCCACGAAAGAAATTGGAGTAACAATTAATATCGGATTGCCGCATACTATGACTAAAACGAAATCTAAATGTTACTGTCTGAATCAGTGCAGCTGCTCCAGCTTTAGTTCAGGCTCAGTTTCACCATTGAAGGGCAAGTAAATTTCCGCATATAAGTTAATTACTTAAAAATAGCTTTTCATACACTGAAAACTTAAAAATTACAAGAATGGGGCCTCATTTCTACAGATTGATCGTAAAACTTAAAATTAATTGCATTTCCTTGTTGTACCTGCTTTGACATTGAATTCACCTATTGGAGTTTGCACTTCCTTCTCAGACCCTGCGCTGTTATCTTCGCAATCCTTCAGTCTGATTAAGGAAGTATACTGTTGTTTGCCTTGTTCATTCATGCCTGCTTTCCCATTTTACTAGATGTATGGTGGAGTCAGATTAAATTGAGGTATTGAAGAGGTTATTGGGTAATTTAGTCTGATAGAAATAATATGCCTGGGTATGGAGGAAAAATAGGAAATTGGTAGTAAGTAATGTTGTCTATTTTGAAGAGCCACTGCAGACACCATAGTCAAGTGGCCTTTTTCTATGCAACAGTTTTGGCATTGTACTTTTATCATTTTGTAGTTTAGCAACATGCTGTACAAGAAATTTTAAACATCTATCCCCGCAAAGGACAAAGTCTAAGAACTAGTTAGATCTCTTGGATGCCCTGCAACTTGTGTCCCATTATTTCAGCAGGTTTAAAAAAAgtcacttccaatttccaaatTTGCACCATAATACTGATTTCTACTGACACTGTGAACAGTAGTTATTTAGACACAATCATCTGTgcatttacaagaataatcctggttgaaatggatatcatcatacaaacaaaagcagaaaaatgtCACAACATATTCATTAATGGACTAATGCACAGAATACAAACTTCAATTTTCTCTGCTTTatgaacttgttttttttttgtttgccattATCCAGCCATAAACTAGAAAAAAGTCAGTAGAAGTAGAGTTGCCCTGCACCTAAAGGACACACAAATCTGACGAAgagttttggcccaaaacattgactttcctgttctttGGATACTaagtgacctgctgtgtttatccagctccacatttattgactctggcttccagcatctgcagtccttactgcgTCCTAGTCATTTAAAACCACTTAAACTTGCATCTTAATTTACAGGTTTGGTAATTTTCAATTTTGCTGCACTATAACCTGTCAAAGCAGATTGCCCATATGTTGTTCCACAAGGGCTCAGATTAGGTGGTCAACATGGTACAGTAAACCTAATTTGTAGTGGTCCCAATTTTCCAACATCTGTTCAATTGACAGTTTATGCCAAGAATGGAGTCTTCAACATATCATGTAAATGTAATAGAGGAATCCTAACAATTTGCTTCCCTTTTACAAGAAACTATGCACCTTCAGTTAATTTCATATCTTGTGGTCTGTGGACTGACTCTTGTGTTTGCTGAAGACATTGAGGTTTCAGAATTTCAAGCGGAAGAATCTCCTCATTCAAACCAGGTGAGTGCTTTTCTGGTACATATTCATAGATTAAATGCTCCAATTTCCACCTTTGGCAATAGCTGTTGAATTTGGTAGAGCACTTCCTGTGCATAGTTGAAAAGTAAAATATCAGCACCGCAGCAGCTAGCATCAAATTCATcacaccttttcctagctacaattaGTTCTATAGAAGGGTCACGGGAGCTGAAATGTTGacatgctttctctccacagacactgctagacgggctgagtttgtccagctgtctctatttttatttttgtttttgttacagatttacagcatctgtagatttGTTTAATTACAGGTTATGCTGATTTAATAGACGTTGTTACAGAGACTTTGAGCAGGACCAAGTGTTAGATCTCAAACCTTCAAGGTCCTAAAATTCCTTTGTCCACTAGTCCATACGATATCACCATTAGTGAATTAGTGATTAGTTACAGTGATAGTTGAGTACCATTAGTAGTTATAGCATTCCTCTATATTAACTCTTCTAGATCCATATGCAACAGTGACCACCATGGTTTTTGATACTCAATTGTAAACTAAGTAATGGATTACCTACTGACCCATCAGGAAAATAATTCCCATTTCTTTCAATTGCTGTATTGATGCAGTATCAGATCAATTTCTTTCAGGTTTTAATGTAATTACAGGATTTACATGGTTGGTTGGGAGAATTGTGTCTCTGATCTTTCCTCACTATGAGAAAATTCCTGATTATAGATTGACCTAATGCCAGATGGTGGCTGTGCAATATAGCAGTGACCCTAGACCAGAGAATTGAATCACTCATAGATAAGAACTTTCCTAAAACACAAAGCTACATATTAGTGCCATCTCATATACTCTGTACATTTTTCAGATTGCTTATAGGCCACCAAAGCCTGCCGGTGATGTTTACTTTGTGGCCTCCTTTGACGCAGATGGTCTTGAAGGGTAAGTTTGCCCAACAGTTGATCTCACTGCCTGTGTAATAAGTGTTTGTGTGTAATTAATTCACTTGTGTGGAATCTCTCATGACTAAATGAAATTGAACATACGGAAATGTAAAACTATTTCATAAATATTAAAGCACCaaaaatttgattgattgatcagATAAATGGGCTATGTGTAGTTAAAGATGGTCTGTCTGATTTTCAGTGTAAAGGCCAGTTGATAACTTGACTTTCCAGTTGTCGGCAGAGGAAGTAGGATGGTGCTGCTAGATTTCCAAATCCCTTCTTTCAACGTacttttgctgcagtgttcttgGTAAACTGGTCATTACATCTAGATTGAGATGTTATGGTTATGTCAGTTTAAATAAGATTTGTCTGAAACTGGTCTTTATGTACTATGATATACATATTGTCTGTAGGTACAGCCTGCACTAGTTGTAAGAAGTTGTTTGGAAGAAATGCAGGAAAAGTTGGGCAAGGAGGATTGTCCAGCATAATGAAGCCTTCGCAATTTTCTGTCCATTATGTTAATTTGACTGAATATTTTGCAGGCTGCAATAAAGGAAAATGATTCACTTTGATCTCTCTCTTGTTCCATCAAGTTAATTTTTACCCCAAGCATACACGAAGATTCACCCTTGTATTAACTGGTAATTAACACCTGGAAAAATAAAAGTTCCACTATTTCTTCTAGATCTTAAGAATCCCTTAGATTGTGAGAATGGGAAGACCGGAGTATGACTGTTTAAAATACTTTAGTTGGTATGCAGCAGTCATCCTTTTTAGTTAAACTATTAAATGATCCTGTATCCCTTACAAAGATATTTTCAGCCATGAAAAATTGGGTTATTCACAAATGGTGAACTAGACATTGTGATTAAAAAAAGAGTCTTTTTTCATGATAAATCTGTTTTCGGCTATGCTGGATTTAGAAAGTTGAACCAACAACTGATCTTAAATGCATCAAGGGATATTTTGTATTCAAAATTTTTTAAATATTGGGGTTTTCTACAATTCGGTCAAATTGTGCAGGTTCATGTCAAATTTGACATGGTCCAAAACACAAACTCCTAGCCATAAAGGCAACGATATTAACCACCAGAATGTTAATTGTTTTCCCAAGTCTTTGGAGGTTAACCAGAATATTCATGTTATCCTGACACCCACTTTGATGCCAGAAACAAGCATTTGCTTCAAGCTAGAATGACCACTAATTTGGAAGGACAAATATTGTTTTCTGACCAACCTGGTGCGAAATATCTCAAGGGAGaggcaataaataccagccaaccagtgatgcccacattccacaagagaataaaacaaaattgactttttttttccttccatcTTCTCCTGAAAGCACAGCCTCCTTACAGCTCCATAATTGCATTACACAACCTTACCTACATAGCTCTTTCCCCTCTGTCAGTTTATATAGTATCTGTAGTGGATTCAATCATGGAAAGAACTACAACCAAGTTTAAAGGTGGACTCATGACTTTGAGGTCGCATAAGGCAGTTGCCCTTTATTACTCCTTCATGAGatgagtgtcactggcaaggccaatatATATTGTCTATCCCTGAATCCCCTTGAGAACattgtggtgagctgccaccgTTACACTACTGTAGTCCATCCAGATTGGGTGCACCCCTAGTGCCATACTCAGGCTGAAGAGACATTAGGAGTTCAGTAGGCTCAGCAGGACCCAAATAGTATATTGTAaggaggttattgctgagtaaatACCTCTTAATAGTTCAGTTGATGAGAGAATTGGTCACATTTGCATTTTGCAGATGGGACATACTTgtgcaatttttcaaaatttaacGTAAGTATCAATATTTTAGTTATACTTTCCACAGCTTTGTTAAGGCTTTGATCAGTTCCAGAGCACAATTCTTCTGCACAGCTGGATTTTGTCATCCCCCACGGTCTTTGCAGGATCCAGTGCCTTCAGTTAATAACAACGAACAGTACAACACTGGCTCAAGGCCTTTGGCCTACCAAGACTATGCCAAcacatgacacctttctaaattaaaaggcttttgcctctacatggtctgtatccttcttttccctgcatatttatgtatctgtcaagatgcctcttaaatgttgctattgcaccTGTTCCTactaccacctctggcagcacgttccaggcactttCCAccctttgtgtttttaaaaaaaaacttgtctctcACCCCTTCGCTGAACCTTCcccctttttaccttaaacctatgttccccAGTAATTAATTAATATTTCTAACCTAGGATAAAGACTCAGATTATACACTCAATCAATGCCTTTCATAAtttgtaaacttctatgaggtcacccctccgCCTCTAATATTTAAGTGAAAATaaaatttgtccaatctctcctgaAAGCAAATACCCcacaaaccaggcaacatctcgataaataataaaatgtgaggctggatgaacacagcaggccaagcagcatctcaggagcacaaaagctgacgtttcgggcctatacagcttttgtgctcctgagatgctgctgggcctgctgtgttcatccagcctcacattttattatcttggaattctccagcatctgcagttcccattatctctgaacatctCGGTAAACCTTTTTTCTGTACTCTTTCTGAAGCTTCACCTATTCCtagtagtgtggcaaccagaacaggGTGCAGTAttgcaaatgtggcctaactgaagttgaTTATGACTACAGCAAGACTTGCTAAGTTTTATATTCTATGCCTCGACCAATGATGACAAGCATGCTCctccttatctacttgtgttgtcACTTCCGTGGAACTGTGGACCGGTACGCCAAAATCCCTCTCTATCTTAATGCctttaagggttctgccatttactacaCACTTCCCTCCTGTATTAGGCCTTCTAAAATGTGTCAActcgcatttatctgaattaaatgccatctgccaattctctgccCGAGTCTCCagactatctatattctgctgtatcctctggcaatccttcTCACTAACACAACTCCCCCAgtctgtgtcatctgtaaacttaataatcagatcacctacattCTGATCCATAACATTTATATACATTATAAACAATAGGcgtcccagaactgatccctgtgaaacaccactagttacagatctccagtcagtaAAATACCCTTACATTGCTGTTCTGCCTTCTATGGTGACgccagttctgtgtccatctTATCAACCCTcacagatcccatgtgacttcaccttctgtatcaggCTGTCATGAGGGCCCGTGTCAAAAACCTTGCTAAAGTCCAactagacaacatccactgccctattctcatcagtcatctttgtaatttcctcaaaaaacaatcaaatttgtgagacacaaccttccCTCCAGAAAGCCATGGTGTCTCACTAAAAAGAtcgtatttttccaaatgtgaggaaATTCTGTCCTTAATCTTTACCAATAATTTCCCGATCACTGACAAGAttaacaggcctgtaatttcccggattatccctgttccctcCTCAAGCAAAGGAATAAtgacattagctattctccagtctgcTCAGACCCCTCTGGTGACAAAAGAGGATAAAAGATTTCATTCAAAGCCCTAGCAATtttctcacaccccccccccctcggtattctgggatagattccatcaggcGTTCTGGGGACTTGTCGACCTTAATCCTCTACAAAATATCACCATTTTTCCTTTATCCTGTTCTTCAAGAAAATTTCATGTCCCCTTTGAGCTTGCCTAACTCTGTTTTAAGTTCTTTCTTCCTTCAATATTCTTTGAGggctctgtctgtcttcagtttccaaaGCCTTATGTATATCTCCGTTTTCTTTTTGCCTAAGCTCATATTTTTCTCTTGTCATTCAATGTTCTGAAATCTTGCCATCTTAATCCTTCACTTTCACGGGAACATGCTGATCCTGAACTctaaacaaaactgaaagaactgcggatgctgtaattcaataacaaaaacaaaagttgctggaagatctgagcaggtctcacagcatctatgaagagatatcagttaacattttgggtctgatgacccttcctcagaactgatggtagctaggaaaatgttggtttaaatgTAGATAGGGTTGAGGAGTAGGTCAGGAGTAAATCTAGCCAGATCGGTATCCACtgctttgtttgtccaactgttcttctctatcTTTTGGCTCTATCCCCATCTATCATTTTACTCCTGACGCCCTCCCCAcaaccctgtcttctgcatataaaccaacattttcctagctactatcagttctgaggaagggtcactagacccaaaacgttaactctgatgtctcttcacagatgctgccagacctgctaagctcttccagcaacttctgaacCTAATCAACGGGCCTTTAAAAGATTGCCACATAACAGATGTGCATCTGTTCTCAAACAGCTCCCTCCAATCTACATGCGCTAGTTCCTACCTAATATTGTGAAAACTAGCCTTCCCCAATTTCGTATTTTCATGCAAGGACTACTGTTATTCTTATCCATTAGTAACTTAAAACTGATGTAAATATTGAGTTttcgaacgtcatctacaaaagtaccttgcaagaactgtgacaaacactacattggacaaacaggcagaaagctagccaccaggatacatgaacatcaactagccacaaaacaacatgacccactatcactcgtatccttccatacagatgaggaaggacaccactttgattgggacaacacatccatcctaggagaagccaaacagagacacgcacgagaattccgagaatcatggcattccaaccggaactccatcaacaaacacattgatttggagccaatctaccatcccgtgagaaaaagaacaggaaatgacatcaccaacccaaggaaacctaaccagataaatagaaagcgggacataacaccagcacttcatcggaggctcactgttgatgttacctagaatggtgacaaaacatctgggaacaaaccttcaagctcagtgaaccagcttacgtcttgaacaaaataaagacccactctcttgtggaccgagagggggagagtgctgtgttggaggtggaaggaagacgtcgggttggctgtgcacccttgcaaccagtggatattaatgctggcttcggcctaatgctggttcaggggagcagccagccTGCagtgatggctgcggcaagtgctcgtgccccaggtcagggggtccggaacaccatccgtgtttctgtaaagaaggtggatgaaggtgcacctgtggaccgcaccttcttcgtgaagagggtcctgttggactgttgtgggttcgctgctgcggacatttactgcctgcaggatttcccaggaggaggtttttgcaatgtgaccttcaggagtgccaagctttgcgagcgcttcctggaggttttcaaggagaaaggaggtgagggccccctctctgtattgaccgctgtcccgctgtttgtgatgccagcacagaggagccgtatggtgactgtgcatatgtacaacccgcatgtgccagcagttgatgtcctgaccttcctcggaaggtatgtgaaggtggaaggggacctaactgacatcgtggacccctttggcatctggacgagtaagaggcaggtcaaggtgacgcgaggatgggcgcagacgggaatgtcgcacacctaccgtccagcttcgcgatcggcgggagcaggggctacctgacctatgcagggcaacctaaagtctgccatgcctgtggtaggtcagggcacgtggcggccgactgcaaagccaccatctgcaggaactgcagggaggagggacaccttgcaaaggattgcccacgagagaaaagctgcaacctttgcagggaagtgggccacttctatagggcatgcccgcggcggggtaccacctacgcccaggtcgctggcaggggaaatgcggggccagccccccccggaggagaggaaggcaccagggcccagcaaggaccccactaatgtgcatgagggccaggccgtgcaggagggcccagccctgcaggatgggcccgaggccagcaaagcacccctgcaggctccgctccccccccgacaacccggagtcgatggaggcggcaacaggcgacccaggggagtggacaacagtccggaaagcgaggaggaaggtgcatcgacgggcccaggaaccgcagccatcaggcgggaagaggcagctacaggggggctataagagctcctctgacgaggaggattcggagagggcccacccaaagcagaagttaaagatctcgagggggaaggaaagcagcaccccgcttccaggtgacgggaggcatcctgaggctccctccgacacccagtcaagtgccgctggagcactggagggccccccggaatttccaggcgggaaggaggaaacagcgcgtccccagcctgacccggagccggacccccctgcctccgcacccctgacggggggaatgccacccagaaggcagcacggacggtttcctgagcccagagagcgtccagcagttagcccgggcaatgggcatgaagggacagatggaggggctggaccttggacttggggagggtactgcggtcactgcccacaatgggggtatgagttgcgagcattaatgtgcgcagcgtcaagtcacccgcgagatgtgtgtccacgttggcctacctgaccaccatcaaggcggacctcctgtttctgcaggagtgcgggataccgcacctcggcaggtacgggaaatggtccggcgcctggacctgtgggccttcgatctggtcggggggtaacaactgtcgctcctcgggcctggctattctgctgcgggggcgtgaCTTCACcgtctctcaagttcaggaggtggtggggggcgcctcctagtggctgacatcacctataggaatgctcccctgaggctgatcaacgtgtatgccccagcggtacggagtgagcggttggccgtcctgcagtggcttccacccctgctggctacgtccaggccggtcatcctaggcggagacttcaaccgcatcatcgatgcagatggaagatctggcgtggggacagcgggtgaggggagtcaactggacgtcacgtccagattcctgatgggcacggtgaaggacgccaagctgctcgacgtcttcagctcccctgcagatggagcgcagcagaggtacacctggtcgcggccagacgggtctatccgctcaaggatagactttctgtttgtgtcatggacgttctcggtcaggtccaccggcgtcgagccggtgttcttctctgatgactgcctcctgctggccgactgtcaattacaggatgaccagccggccggcaaggggacgtggaagctcaacacgactctgttgaccccagagaacgtcgaggagcttaagagggagtacgccggttggagaactgtgaaacccctctttgagtctccaggcgactggtgggag
The Stegostoma tigrinum isolate sSteTig4 chromosome 15, sSteTig4.hap1, whole genome shotgun sequence genome window above contains:
- the LOC125458722 gene encoding uncharacterized protein LOC125458722 isoform X6, which produces MNEQGKQQYTSLIRLKDCEDNSAGSEKEVQTPIGEFNVKAAGPGSGDTAANTLTFHLRSHGNRGGRGSPAEPRQPGWNRTCTSVISFAGSRRKHYMVLNQ